The proteins below are encoded in one region of candidate division WOR-3 bacterium:
- a CDS encoding restriction endonuclease — MEAQLNPEPTGASWRGSGRAAKAVLNFLERNIWRAWLLLLGSMAAHFLHIGGKALAFTSGAAALMLTANSVFDCIVRIGEKGVSLSSIAGSALRELHPANVGWFVLVWLEVAFLAGARGRLMAYAAIAAASVLVITYVVESVVAYIKDAGKRAEPCQHGVRGALHRPRRCAECVRLAGGEKELKAKLAAEADARRRAAEAEANAEAMRRRQESYAAYLASIRLPQYLRQMDPREFELLVCSVYGRLGYDAKSTPYAGDGGVDGYLKYGGNLYLLQCKRVKGSVGRPVLQQLSGCVNHHSATGGIVVTTGTVSKQARRWAKHNRIDIVELGAFVRMVRKVYPDGEVVPDSWQASPPPQSQPSNEYGRAFYPRRSRYGRR; from the coding sequence GTGGAAGCACAATTGAATCCTGAGCCTACGGGAGCTAGCTGGCGTGGGTCAGGCAGGGCTGCGAAGGCCGTCCTGAACTTCCTTGAGAGAAACATATGGAGGGCATGGCTGCTGCTGCTCGGGTCGATGGCGGCACACTTCCTCCACATCGGAGGCAAGGCGCTCGCGTTCACGTCTGGGGCAGCCGCACTCATGTTGACGGCAAACTCAGTGTTCGACTGCATCGTTCGAATAGGAGAAAAGGGAGTCTCGCTGTCCAGCATTGCGGGGAGCGCCTTGAGGGAACTGCACCCGGCGAACGTGGGCTGGTTTGTCCTTGTCTGGCTTGAAGTGGCGTTCCTTGCGGGGGCCAGAGGACGACTAATGGCATACGCAGCCATTGCTGCTGCTTCGGTCTTGGTGATTACCTACGTCGTGGAGTCGGTCGTCGCATACATCAAGGATGCAGGCAAGAGAGCTGAGCCGTGCCAACACGGCGTTCGCGGTGCTCTTCACAGGCCTAGAAGGTGTGCAGAGTGCGTCAGGCTCGCCGGCGGAGAGAAGGAACTGAAGGCAAAGCTCGCCGCCGAGGCGGATGCACGGAGACGAGCAGCGGAGGCCGAGGCCAACGCCGAGGCAATGCGCAGGCGACAGGAATCGTATGCGGCTTACCTGGCCAGTATTCGACTGCCCCAGTACCTACGGCAGATGGATCCGAGAGAGTTCGAGCTCCTTGTGTGCAGCGTATACGGGCGCTTAGGATACGATGCCAAATCCACCCCGTACGCCGGTGACGGCGGGGTGGATGGCTATCTCAAGTACGGCGGCAATCTATACCTGCTGCAGTGCAAACGCGTGAAGGGCAGCGTAGGCCGGCCCGTGCTCCAGCAGCTGAGCGGATGCGTGAACCACCATAGCGCGACAGGAGGTATCGTGGTTACTACAGGAACCGTATCCAAGCAGGCTCGCAGATGGGCGAAGCACAATAGGATCGACATAGTCGAACTCGGCGCCTTCGTACGTATGGTCAGAAAGGTGTATCCCGACGGAGAAGTCGTCCCAGACTCCTGGCAGGCAAGTCCTCCTCCTCAGAGCCAGCCGTCTAACGAATACGGACGGGCGTTCTATCCCCGACGCTCGCGCTACGGAAGGCGCTAG